The Mercenaria mercenaria strain notata chromosome 8, MADL_Memer_1, whole genome shotgun sequence genome has a segment encoding these proteins:
- the LOC123565597 gene encoding galaxin-like, with protein sequence MKEQIFIALSLVLTYTRITDGAACGHRYYDPTWDICCNGVLSSKGSKTMCCGTQPYDHDWDICCNGVLSNKGSRTSCCGTKPYVYNFDICCNGVLSNKGFRTSCCGTQPYGPNWEQWGTLLLNSIYIIMIPLIELYNTSFLIVEFYSK encoded by the exons ATGAAAGAACAAATTTTCATTGCACTCAGTCTTGTACTCACCTATACTAGAATCACCGATGGAG CTGCATGTGGTCATAGATATTATGATCCAACCTGGGACATTTGCTGCAACGGAGTCTTAAGCAGTAAAGGATCCAAGACAATGTGTTGTGGGACTCAGCCATACGACCACGATTGGGACATTTGCTGCAACGGAGTCTTAAGCAATAAAGGATCCAGGACATCGTGTTGTGGGACTAAACCATATGTCtacaattttgacatttgttGCAACGGAGTCTTAAGCAATAAAGGATTCAGGACATCGTGTTGTGGGACTCAACCATACGGCCCCAATTGGGAGCAATGGGGTACTCTGCTCCTAAACTCcatatatattataatgataCCGCTGATCGAACTATACAACACATCGTTTTTAATTGTTGAATTTTATTCTAAATAG